The genomic stretch GCAGTTTACAAGAAAAAAGGCAAAGTAAAAGGGCTTTGAAAGGGATGGGTTAAAGGCCTCTGTGATGAGGGCAAAGGTAAGGGAGGGGATGCCAGCAAAGAGAAACCTCTGAGGAATTTCCTGACTAAGTAGTTCCTTTAGGGTGGGTATACTCTGCCTTCCCATCTTTGGAGCGTAGAGCCTCCACCAGAGGAGGAAGGGGACTATATGGTAGGAAGCACCCACAGTTATGAAGGTTAGAAAGCCGTAGAGCATACCATCCCAGTGCCAGCCCATAAGACCGTAATTTCCACTTCCAGCGGATGCTATTCCCACAGCCATGAAGAAGACCAACATAAAAAGCCCAAGTGTGAGGTATTGCACTGATATGTCAAGCCCTTTCAGGGGGCTTCTTCTTTGCAGAAGGCTCATGTACAGGACAAGAGTAAGGAGCAGTAAAGAAAGAAGCATTAAAAGACCAGAATAGGCAATGAGCGCAAAGTTACTTCTATACCAGCCGTAGAGGAAGACAGGTAGGGGAAGATTGTATAGGATAAGGATCCACCATATTGCTTTTCTGTGCTTTATTTCTTCAATCTGAAGCATGGGAACAAAAACATAGTAAGCCCCAATTATCACATTCATGAAAAGACCTGTGGTTAGAGTATGCTTTATGAGGCCGGGGCTGAGCTTCATGAACATGAAGATGCCCGAAAGGGCAAAGTATAAACCTCCAAGGAAGAAAAAGATAACAACCGGGTCTTTGAGGTTCTTTGTGTTTAAGATAAGGAAGAAAAGGCCGAGAAAGCCAAAAGGCATAAAAAGAATCCATGATATATGGGATTTCCAGAGCAGAAAGAAAAGGTTTATAAAGGTGAGCAGGAGATACAGGTATGTAAGCCACTCCCATCTTATCCTTATACCCTGAAGGGTTGGATACATCTGAAAAAGCGTCCCCATTATAAGGGACGGAAAGGCTATGAAGATGAGAAGGTCCCTGTAAGGCATGCCAAAGAGTTTCAAGATTAGAGAAAGGTCAATGAGAAAAAGACACAGGAGTATGTAAATAGAGGTAAGCTTTACAAAGGAGGCAGGTCTTATCATTTGCCCACGAGCCTTCTCAGCTCTTTGAGAAGCTCCTGGAATTTTTCGTCGGACATTCTCCTTATCTTCTTAGCCTGCCCAAGGTTCACCGTATGGGGAAGTATTTTTCTGAGTATGGGGTTTTTGAGAGGTGTGAAGCCGTATTTTATGAGAACATCAAGGGCTTCAGGAACTTTTTTCAGAAGCTCTCCCACATTGGTTTCTTCGTTTATCTCAAACTCAATCTCCCTTGCACATTCAGACTCCTCAACCTTCAGGGGCTGGGAGGACTTTTTCCATATCTTTAAAAGGTATCCTTCCTCCGTTTCCTTCAGTTCGTAAGTATATCCCAGCTCCTCAAGCCTTGGCAAAAGATGGGTAAAGGGTCTTGAACCAAGCACTTCAAGCACTTCTCCCTCCTCCAGCTCCCCGAGGGCCTGGGCTACTTTTACCATAGGCTGAGGAGGTTCAAGGTTTCTCACATCAAGCCTCTTCATGGCTCACCCCCAAAGAGGTATCCCTCAAGCTCCACATCCACAGAGTATCCAAGGGCTTCAACTTTCTCCTTAACCGCCTGAAGAAGGTAGCCTCCTACGGGACAAAAGGGACTTGTAGGCTTTATCACAACCTTTAATCTATTTTCCCCTATCTGGCTTATCTCCCTTACAATGTTCATACTTACAATGTCAAGACCCGTGTGAGGGTCTATGACTTCTCTCAGGGTTTCAAACACCTCCTTCATGGCTATCTTCCCTTTATTCTATCTCTAAAAAGCTCATGACATGCCATACAACCCTGAAGCATGTTCGTGTATGTCCTGAAGGCTTCATCCCTTTTGCCCTCCTTTATAAACCTTATAACCTCCTCCGCACCTCCATGAACCTGCCTTTCAAAGGCGGGCATCATCCTTGAAAAATCCTCCCTCATTGATGGGTCTATGTATCTGAGAGGTCCTCCTTTAGGAACAGGGTGCTCAGCTATTTCCTTTGCACCCTCAAGGACCATGGCATCGTTATTTAGGAGAAAACCCTGAAGCATTTTGAGTGTGGACTGATTCACCAGTTGCATCACCTGCTTGAGGGTAAGCTCGCTCTCCAACTCATGTGAAAAGCCGAGGGCGAGGCTCAGAGTTAAAAGCAGGGCAAACTTTTTCATCTTACAACCTCCCAATCCTTATTTTCCAGAAGTCTTTTTCGTGTTCTACATACTCCCATCCAACCCTCTTGGGAAAGGTAATAGCCATCTGAAAGTACAGGGGCAGAGGGTCGTGGTCGTTAATGATTAAAAAGGCCTCTCTTTCCGTCAACTCAGAAAACTTCTTCATAACAAGAGGATGTCTTAAACCGTGTTCAATGGGCCTGAGGTCTATGGTCTCCTTTTCCAGAAAGTTCTGGCTTCCAAGGGCTACTTCGTAAAGAAGTGATTCACTTTCCGGCATGAAACCAAAAAGCTCAGCCGTATCCACCAGAAAATAGTATGGCGCCTCAGCCTTTCCAAACCTTTGACCGAGTATGAACCTGCCCGAGCCCTCTGAAAGGATGTATACCCTGACATAAGCACAGGCTGAAGGCATGAGACCTTCCAGCATTCTTACCTTCACTTCGTCTGTGCCCGCACCAACATCCAAAGTTATTACACCATGCATGGGATTGCCTCCTGTGGAAAGATAAGTTAATCCATGAAATAAGTATGTAAATGATTACAATCATATTTTAATACTTATAAGTTTTTCTAATATCTTGACAAACAACTCCTTATATTCTATATTAATATCTGTGATTTAAATCAAACTGGAGGTGTATTATGAAAAGGGCGCTTCTGGCACTACCCATTGCAACCTTCATCTTTTCCTGCCAGCCAAAACCTCCCGAAAAGGCTCAGGAACCTACTAAGCCAGTAGAACAGCCAGCTGTAGTTGAAAAGAAGGAAGAGGCGGTAAGCGATAAGGGCATAGGACCAGTAACAGAAGTTCAGCTTGGACCCATAGACCAGACTCTGGTAAAGAAAGGTAAAGAAATCTTTGATTCCAAATGTGCCTCCTGTCACAAACTTGAGGAGAAATATGTGGGACCCCCGCTTAAGGGTGTAACAAAGAGAAGAAAGCCCGAGTGGATAATGAACATGATACTAAACCCTGCGGAGATGGTCCAGAAGGACCCCGTGGCAAGGGGACACCTTGCTGAGTATCCCATACAGATGCCCTTTCAGGATGTTTCAAAGGAAGACGCAAGGGCAATACTTGAGTATCTGAGGAGCGTTGATGAAAAGTAAAACCTTATAAAGGAGGTGTTGCCATGCTGGGCAAGAAGAAGTTGATGGTTGGAGGGCTATCAGCCCTCGTAGTGGGTGCCTTGCTGACAGGCTGCCCGCCAAAGAAAGAGGCGGTAAAAACAAGCGCTGTAGGCGTAGATGCGGCATCAAAGGTCTATGTGCCACCGGGTAAACAGGACGAGTTCTATGTTTTCTTCTCCGGAGGCTTCAACGGTCAAGTAACCGTCTACGGTGCACCTTCAGGCAGGATACTGAAGGTCATAAAGGTTTTCTCTGTTGACCCTGAAACGGGCTATGGCTTTACACCAGAAACCAGACCCATGCTCATGACATCGCATGGATTTTTACCCTGGGATGATACTCACCACCCATGGCTTTCCCAGACTAACGGAGAGCACGACGGAAGGTGGCTCTTCATTAACGCCAACAACACTCCGAGGATAGCAAGGATTGACCTCACCACCTTTGAAACTACTGAGATAATTGAAATACCAAATGTAGCTGGAAACCACCCATCTCCTTACGGAACAGAGAACACAGAATACGTGGTATCAGGTTCAAGGTTTTCTGTGCCAGTGCCGCAGAGGGACGTTCCCATAGAGTCTTACAAGGAAAATTTCAAAGGTGTTATTAGCTTCATAAAGGCGAACGAACCCGGAAAAATGGATGTTGCCTTTCAGATACTCATGCCAGGTTTTAACTATGACCTCGCAAGGTGTGGCAGGGGTCCCTCTCATGGCTGGTGCTTCTTCACCTCCTACAACACAGAGCAGGCCCACACCCTCCTTGAAGTAAACGCATCAAAGAACGACAAAGACTTTATAGCTGCCGTGAACTGGAAAAGAGCGGAGGAATGCGTGGCTCAGGGCAAGGCTAAGGAAATGCCAGCCACCTACTATCACAACTACTACGATGAGAAAAAGCACATGGCGGTATCAGAGGTTAAGAAATCTGTCAAGGTGCTGGACCCAAAAGAATGCCCCGGTGTTGCCTACTTCCTGCCAACTCCCAAATCTCCACACGGCGTTGATGTCTCCGACGATGGTGAATACATAGTGGGCGGTGGGAAACTGGCAACGGTCATACCCATTCATTCCTTCTCAAAGATGCTCAAGGCTATAGAACAGAAGGCTTTTGAAAAAGAAATAGATGGCATTCCAGTTCTTAAATACGATGCAGTCCTTCACTGCGAGCTTGAAAAGCCCTGCCTTGGACCACTGCATACAGAGTTTGATGGTAAGGGGTTTGGATATACCTCATGCTTTGTCTCCTCTGAAGTGGTAAAGTTTGACTACAAGGGATGTAAGGTGGTTGATAGGGTCCCCACTTACTATTCTGTGGGACACCTGCTTATACCTGGCGGAGATACCAAAAAGCCCTATGGTAAGTATCTCATAGCGATGAACAAGATAACCAAAGACAGGCAACTCCCTGTAGGTCCAGAGCTCCTTCAGTCCGCTCAGCTCTACGATATAAGTGGGGAAAAGATGCAGCTTATCCATGAATTCTTTACCATAGGTGAACCTCACTATGCGCAGGCCATACCTGCAGACAAGATAAAGGACAAAGTTAAGAAGATTTACCCCCTTGCTGAGAACGAGCACCCCTATGCGGTAAAGGCGGAGAAAGATGCAAGGGTTGAAAGAAAGGGCAACGAAGTCCATGTATACATGACCATGATTAGGTCTCACTTCGTCCCTGACAACATTGAGGGCGTAAGGGTAGGGGACACAGTCTACTTCCATCTTACCAATCTTGAACAGGACTGGGACATACCTCATGGTTTTGCGGTTAAGGGTTCAGAGGATG from Aquificaceae bacterium encodes the following:
- a CDS encoding DUF1858 domain-containing protein, translated to MKRLDVRNLEPPQPMVKVAQALGELEEGEVLEVLGSRPFTHLLPRLEELGYTYELKETEEGYLLKIWKKSSQPLKVEESECAREIEFEINEETNVGELLKKVPEALDVLIKYGFTPLKNPILRKILPHTVNLGQAKKIRRMSDEKFQELLKELRRLVGK
- a CDS encoding iron-sulfur cluster assembly protein — protein: MKEVFETLREVIDPHTGLDIVSMNIVREISQIGENRLKVVIKPTSPFCPVGGYLLQAVKEKVEALGYSVDVELEGYLFGGEP
- a CDS encoding DUF2249 domain-containing protein yields the protein MHGVITLDVGAGTDEVKVRMLEGLMPSACAYVRVYILSEGSGRFILGQRFGKAEAPYYFLVDTAELFGFMPESESLLYEVALGSQNFLEKETIDLRPIEHGLRHPLVMKKFSELTEREAFLIINDHDPLPLYFQMAITFPKRVGWEYVEHEKDFWKIRIGRL
- a CDS encoding cytochrome c — translated: MKRALLALPIATFIFSCQPKPPEKAQEPTKPVEQPAVVEKKEEAVSDKGIGPVTEVQLGPIDQTLVKKGKEIFDSKCASCHKLEEKYVGPPLKGVTKRRKPEWIMNMILNPAEMVQKDPVARGHLAEYPIQMPFQDVSKEDARAILEYLRSVDEK
- the nosZ gene encoding Sec-dependent nitrous-oxide reductase, giving the protein MLGKKKLMVGGLSALVVGALLTGCPPKKEAVKTSAVGVDAASKVYVPPGKQDEFYVFFSGGFNGQVTVYGAPSGRILKVIKVFSVDPETGYGFTPETRPMLMTSHGFLPWDDTHHPWLSQTNGEHDGRWLFINANNTPRIARIDLTTFETTEIIEIPNVAGNHPSPYGTENTEYVVSGSRFSVPVPQRDVPIESYKENFKGVISFIKANEPGKMDVAFQILMPGFNYDLARCGRGPSHGWCFFTSYNTEQAHTLLEVNASKNDKDFIAAVNWKRAEECVAQGKAKEMPATYYHNYYDEKKHMAVSEVKKSVKVLDPKECPGVAYFLPTPKSPHGVDVSDDGEYIVGGGKLATVIPIHSFSKMLKAIEQKAFEKEIDGIPVLKYDAVLHCELEKPCLGPLHTEFDGKGFGYTSCFVSSEVVKFDYKGCKVVDRVPTYYSVGHLLIPGGDTKKPYGKYLIAMNKITKDRQLPVGPELLQSAQLYDISGEKMQLIHEFFTIGEPHYAQAIPADKIKDKVKKIYPLAENEHPYAVKAEKDARVERKGNEVHVYMTMIRSHFVPDNIEGVRVGDTVYFHLTNLEQDWDIPHGFAVKGSEDAEILVMPGQTKTLVWKPKAPGVYPFYCTDFCSALHQEMQGYIRVSPAGSNVPLKYYTGTPPTAQK